From the Rhizobium leguminosarum bv. trifolii WSM1325 genome, one window contains:
- a CDS encoding Alcohol dehydrogenase zinc-binding domain protein (PFAM: Alcohol dehydrogenase zinc-binding domain protein; Alcohol dehydrogenase GroES domain protein~KEGG: bja:blr7675 putative quinone oxidoreductase): MMAWRVHDFGSPEAMKFEPVPKPAPGPGEVLIRVRAAGVGPWDGWIRAGKSALPQPLPLTLGSDLSGDVVSIGADVADLAVGDPVYGVTNPRFIGAYAQYAVASAEMIARKPATISYADAASVPVIAVTAWHGLFDQAQLVSGQKVLIHGAAGNVGAYAVQLARRAGIEIIATAARRDFAYLRELGADTLVDYHSERFEDVARDVDAVLDLVGAETQRRSFQILRRGGKLISAVSPPDQDLARQHGVEAAFFLVRVGTEYLTKIAELIDNGDLKTRVGVILPLEEAYVAHLMLEGVRIAPGGKIVLSV, from the coding sequence ATGATGGCGTGGCGCGTCCATGACTTCGGCTCGCCCGAGGCAATGAAATTCGAGCCTGTCCCGAAGCCGGCACCTGGCCCAGGCGAAGTTCTGATCAGGGTCAGGGCCGCTGGAGTGGGCCCATGGGATGGATGGATCAGGGCAGGCAAGAGCGCCTTGCCTCAGCCCCTGCCGCTGACGCTCGGCTCCGATCTATCCGGAGACGTCGTCTCGATCGGCGCCGATGTGGCCGATCTTGCGGTTGGGGACCCGGTCTATGGCGTAACCAATCCGAGGTTCATCGGAGCATATGCGCAGTATGCGGTGGCGTCGGCGGAGATGATTGCTCGCAAGCCTGCAACGATCAGCTACGCAGATGCTGCCTCCGTACCGGTGATCGCGGTCACGGCCTGGCATGGCCTGTTTGATCAAGCGCAACTCGTCTCCGGGCAAAAGGTGCTCATTCATGGCGCCGCCGGAAATGTCGGCGCCTACGCCGTGCAGCTGGCTAGGCGTGCGGGTATCGAGATCATCGCCACTGCTGCCAGGAGAGACTTCGCCTACCTCCGTGAACTGGGCGCGGATACTTTGGTCGACTATCACAGCGAGCGCTTTGAAGACGTTGCCCGGGATGTGGACGCTGTCCTTGATCTCGTCGGCGCCGAAACGCAAAGGCGTTCGTTTCAGATCCTGAGGCGCGGCGGAAAACTGATTTCGGCTGTCTCACCTCCCGATCAGGATCTTGCCAGGCAGCATGGGGTTGAAGCGGCGTTTTTTCTTGTCAGGGTCGGAACCGAGTACCTGACGAAGATCGCCGAGCTGATCGACAATGGCGATTTGAAGACGCGGGTGGGTGTCATCCTCCCGCTTGAGGAAGCGTACGTGGCCCATCTGATGCTTGAGGGCGTGCGCATTGCGCCAGGGGGGAAGATTGTTCTCTCAGTTTAA
- a CDS encoding metal dependent phosphohydrolase (PFAM: metal-dependent phosphohydrolase HD sub domain~KEGG: bph:Bphy_3555 metal dependent phosphohydrolase) yields the protein MNFRTIIAATCTLAVIAGLTALSKEGRAEPLVLETDLNTSILQAEIPDTELTRDATRLVRKAEGDFLFEHSVRVYLWASLAGRRKGLPFDPGLLYVAALFHDFGLTGRYGQSHLRFEVDGANAARDFLNSHRVSEASSETNWLAIALHTTNGISANLSPIAALVAEGANILSGQATIISRVPSAMLSRRLIHTHPSLRMASCKSSTRVLSIVHTPQGTGLADVMAYKDPAFRRRDFSI from the coding sequence ATGAACTTCCGAACCATCATCGCAGCCACCTGCACCCTTGCAGTTATTGCTGGCTTGACCGCTCTTTCGAAAGAAGGCCGAGCCGAACCGCTTGTACTCGAGACTGATCTCAACACGAGTATCCTTCAAGCAGAGATACCGGACACTGAATTGACTCGCGACGCAACGCGCCTGGTTCGGAAGGCGGAGGGCGACTTTCTGTTTGAGCACTCTGTTCGCGTCTATCTCTGGGCTTCCCTGGCGGGCCGGCGCAAAGGCCTCCCCTTCGATCCAGGGCTACTGTATGTGGCAGCCTTGTTTCATGACTTTGGTCTGACAGGCAGGTACGGCCAGAGCCATCTGCGTTTCGAGGTGGACGGCGCAAACGCCGCACGTGACTTCTTGAACAGCCACCGCGTGTCTGAAGCTTCAAGCGAGACTAACTGGCTTGCGATTGCGCTGCACACGACGAATGGAATTTCCGCCAATCTTTCCCCGATCGCGGCTCTGGTTGCCGAAGGCGCCAATATCTTGTCGGGGCAGGCTACGATAATTTCACGAGTGCCGAGCGCAATGCTGTCGAGGCGGCTCATCCACACCCACCCCAGTTTGCGGATGGCTTCATGCAAATCCTCTACAAGAGTCTTGAGCATCGTCCATACACCACAAGGCACCGGGCTTGCCGACGTCATGGCTTATAAAGACCCTGCCTTTCGCCGCAGGGACTTCAGCATCTGA
- a CDS encoding Cupin 2 conserved barrel domain protein (PFAM: Cupin 2 conserved barrel domain protein~KEGG: bpt:Bpet3003 hypothetical protein): MKIRIILPAICVALAFSLGGQAVAHDGQAETVIPKFDQAIANIPGKSLRVVEVDYAPSAASPAHSHARSAFIYAYVLAGAIESKVNDGQIRIYKVGDSWFEPPGAIHSVSRNASKTKPARLLAVFVVDADETTLTTPIK; the protein is encoded by the coding sequence ATGAAAATCCGCATTATCCTCCCCGCAATCTGCGTCGCACTCGCCTTTAGTCTCGGCGGGCAGGCCGTTGCCCATGACGGCCAAGCCGAAACGGTCATACCCAAATTCGATCAGGCGATTGCTAATATCCCCGGTAAGTCGCTTCGTGTCGTAGAGGTTGATTATGCACCGAGCGCAGCATCGCCGGCACATAGCCACGCCAGGTCCGCCTTCATCTACGCCTATGTGCTCGCAGGCGCGATTGAATCAAAGGTGAACGACGGCCAAATCAGGATATACAAGGTTGGCGACAGCTGGTTTGAACCACCTGGCGCGATCCATTCGGTGAGCCGTAACGCGAGCAAGACAAAACCCGCAAGGTTGCTCGCAGTCTTCGTTGTCGATGCTGACGAGACCACTCTTACCACCCCGATCAAATGA